In Roseofilum reptotaenium CS-1145, a single genomic region encodes these proteins:
- a CDS encoding citrate synthase has product MVSKTMATVACEYKPGLEGIPASQSGISYVDGGKGLLEYRGISITELAEKSNFIETAYLLIWGKLPTQDELAEFEAEIRHHRRIKYRIRDMMKCFPETGHPMDALQASAAALGLFYSRRALDDPQYIRDAVIRLIAKVPTMVAAFKLMRKGHDPIQPRDDLDYATNFLYMLTEEVPDPIAARVFDASMILHAEHTMNASTFSARVTASTLTDPYAVVASAVGTLAGPLHGGANEEVLVMLEEIGTVENVVPYIEDCITNKKKIMGFGHRVYKVKDPRAKILQDAAQQLFKQRGRDRYYDIAVEVEKVVEDKLAHKGIYANVDFYSGLVYRKLGIPTDLFTPIFAMARVAGWLAHWKEQLGENRIFRPTQVYVGDHETQFMPIDQR; this is encoded by the coding sequence ATGGTAAGTAAAACTATGGCGACAGTCGCTTGTGAGTATAAGCCAGGCTTAGAAGGCATTCCCGCTAGTCAATCGGGCATTAGCTATGTTGATGGGGGAAAAGGGCTTTTGGAATATCGAGGTATTTCCATTACCGAACTAGCCGAGAAAAGCAACTTTATCGAAACGGCCTATCTCCTAATCTGGGGAAAATTACCCACGCAAGATGAATTGGCAGAGTTTGAAGCGGAAATTCGTCATCATCGACGCATTAAATATCGGATTCGGGATATGATGAAGTGCTTTCCCGAAACGGGACATCCGATGGATGCTCTGCAAGCCTCAGCAGCAGCATTAGGCTTATTTTATTCCCGTCGTGCTTTGGATGACCCTCAATATATCCGGGATGCGGTGATTCGCTTAATTGCAAAGGTACCGACTATGGTAGCGGCATTTAAGTTAATGCGTAAGGGTCACGATCCGATTCAACCGCGTGATGATTTGGATTATGCGACCAACTTCTTATATATGTTGACGGAAGAGGTTCCCGATCCGATCGCCGCGAGGGTATTTGATGCCAGTATGATCCTTCATGCGGAACATACGATGAATGCGTCAACGTTCTCAGCGCGAGTCACGGCTTCGACGCTCACCGATCCCTATGCAGTGGTTGCTTCGGCAGTTGGCACCTTAGCTGGACCGCTCCATGGGGGAGCAAACGAAGAAGTCTTGGTCATGTTGGAGGAGATCGGGACAGTGGAAAATGTAGTACCTTACATTGAAGACTGTATTACCAACAAGAAAAAAATCATGGGCTTTGGGCACCGCGTTTATAAAGTCAAAGACCCCAGAGCCAAGATTTTGCAAGATGCAGCCCAGCAGCTATTTAAGCAAAGAGGTCGCGATCGCTATTACGATATCGCTGTTGAAGTTGAAAAAGTCGTAGAAGATAAATTAGCTCATAAAGGCATTTATGCCAATGTAGACTTCTATTCCGGACTAGTGTATCGCAAACTGGGTATCCCGACTGATCTATTCACCCCCATTTTTGCTATGGCGCGGGTGGCAGGTTGGTTGGCTCATTGGAAAGAACAATTGGGTGAAAACCGGATTTTCCGACCCACACAAGTCTATGTGGGCGACCATGAGACTCAGTTTATGCCCATAGATCAACGGTAA
- a CDS encoding rubredoxin has protein sequence MSTGSSETPETSKSTPETASDRYECRACGYVYEPSKGDGKRQVPPGTPFEELPEGWRCPVCGAQRRKFENIGAGVGTSGFAENMGYGFGVNGLTPSQKNLLIFGGLGLGLLFLLSLYGLQ, from the coding sequence ATGAGTACCGGATCGTCTGAGACCCCAGAAACATCTAAGTCAACTCCAGAGACGGCAAGCGATCGCTATGAGTGTCGAGCGTGTGGCTATGTCTATGAGCCAAGCAAAGGGGATGGAAAACGCCAAGTACCCCCAGGAACCCCTTTTGAGGAATTACCTGAAGGTTGGCGCTGTCCCGTTTGTGGGGCACAACGCCGTAAGTTTGAAAACATTGGTGCAGGCGTTGGAACATCAGGCTTCGCTGAAAATATGGGCTATGGGTTTGGGGTCAATGGCTTAACCCCCAGCCAAAAGAATCTCCTGATTTTTGGGGGGTTAGGACTGGGATTATTGTTTCTTCTGAGTCTTTACGGTCTACAGTAA
- a CDS encoding DUF697 domain-containing protein — MSQRTEADAIVRSHVLWAVGGGLIPIPLVDFAAVTAIQLEMLQQLAQVYKVDYSRSTGKTFVSALTGTTIARLGASFLKAIPGVGTALGGASMALTSGASTYAVGQVAINHFSSGGSLSNFVEDQVKSAYDEAFERGKSYVSDLEKDKGDDAANIYQSLQELGNLRDKGILTEAEFETKKQELLSRL, encoded by the coding sequence ATGAGCCAAAGAACTGAAGCTGATGCTATTGTCCGTTCCCATGTTCTGTGGGCTGTAGGGGGTGGCCTAATTCCTATTCCACTGGTTGATTTCGCTGCTGTGACGGCGATTCAACTGGAAATGCTGCAACAACTGGCCCAAGTGTACAAGGTTGACTATTCCCGCAGCACAGGGAAAACCTTTGTTTCAGCCTTGACAGGAACAACGATCGCCCGTTTGGGAGCCAGTTTTCTCAAAGCGATTCCGGGTGTGGGAACGGCCCTTGGTGGTGCTTCAATGGCCCTGACTTCTGGGGCTTCTACCTATGCTGTCGGACAGGTTGCCATTAATCATTTTTCGAGCGGTGGTTCTCTGAGTAACTTTGTCGAAGACCAGGTAAAATCTGCCTATGATGAAGCCTTCGAGCGGGGCAAAAGTTACGTTTCTGACTTAGAAAAGGACAAGGGAGATGATGCAGCCAATATCTATCAGTCCCTACAGGAATTAGGAAACTTGAGGGATAAGGGTATTCTCACTGAAGCAGAGTTTGAAACGAAAAAACAGGAACTGCTCTCTCGACTCTAG
- the psbE gene encoding cytochrome b559 subunit alpha: MAGGSTGERPFGDIITSVRYWLIHALTIPMLFISGWFFVSTGLAYDAFGTPRPNEYFTQERQEIPIVTDRYEGNKQIEEFIGK, translated from the coding sequence ATGGCAGGTGGTTCCACCGGAGAACGTCCCTTTGGGGATATTATTACCAGTGTTCGCTATTGGTTAATCCATGCCCTAACAATTCCCATGTTGTTTATTTCGGGTTGGTTTTTTGTCAGTACCGGTTTGGCTTATGATGCCTTCGGTACTCCCCGTCCGAATGAGTATTTTACTCAGGAGCGTCAGGAGATTCCTATCGTAACCGATCGTTATGAAGGGAATAAACAAATCGAGGAATTTATCGGTAAGTAG
- a CDS encoding pilus assembly FimT family protein: protein MAKLIEVKLVCLLRVQMLNYRGREGGFTLTELLGVIALMGILMAISVPGYLGFLRRQELKLGREELRLALQEAQSNAKRDKLVWQVSFRNNPHPQYVVHKGLPSGSDLTGLNWQDLNSNILIIDGANQNETTFYQYTRGVNRGIWRKQFNHHGHPNGQLGRITVGLKDSNPQDNNRPLRCVIVSTLLGAMRNSNEQSTQQNGKYCY from the coding sequence TTGGCAAAGTTGATTGAGGTAAAATTAGTTTGTTTATTACGGGTGCAAATGCTGAACTATCGGGGAAGAGAAGGAGGTTTTACCCTAACTGAGTTGTTAGGGGTTATTGCCCTGATGGGTATTTTAATGGCTATTTCTGTGCCTGGTTATCTTGGGTTTTTGCGGCGGCAAGAGTTGAAGTTAGGGAGAGAAGAGCTTCGCCTCGCCCTCCAAGAGGCTCAGAGTAATGCTAAACGGGATAAATTGGTTTGGCAAGTCAGTTTTCGGAATAACCCCCATCCGCAATATGTAGTGCATAAAGGGTTACCCAGTGGCTCCGATTTGACGGGCTTAAATTGGCAAGATTTGAACAGCAATATCCTGATTATTGATGGGGCAAATCAAAATGAAACCACATTCTATCAGTATACTCGTGGGGTCAATCGGGGGATTTGGCGGAAACAGTTTAATCATCATGGTCATCCCAATGGGCAGTTAGGTAGAATTACAGTTGGGTTGAAAGATAGCAATCCACAGGATAATAACCGGCCTTTACGGTGTGTGATTGTGTCTACGTTGTTGGGAGCGATGCGAAATTCCAATGAACAATCAACCCAGCAGAACGGAAAATATTGTTATTAG
- a CDS encoding photosystem II reaction center protein L: MPTRNQNPNKQPVELNRTSLYLGLLLIFVLGILFSSYFFN, translated from the coding sequence ATGCCCACCCGTAATCAAAATCCAAATAAGCAACCTGTTGAACTCAATCGGACATCCCTTTATTTGGGCTTGTTGCTGATTTTTGTATTGGGGATCTTATTTTCCAGTTACTTCTTTAATTAA
- the psbF gene encoding cytochrome b559 subunit beta, translating to MTSSNQNQPVSYPIFTVRWLAVHTLAVPSVFFLGAITAMQFIQR from the coding sequence ATGACAAGCAGTAACCAAAATCAACCTGTTTCTTATCCCATTTTTACCGTTAGATGGTTGGCTGTCCATACTTTGGCAGTGCCTTCTGTCTTCTTTTTAGGCGCGATCACAGCAATGCAATTCATTCAGAGATAG
- a CDS encoding photosynthesis system II assembly factor Ycf48 — protein sequence MQSIVKILQRVVTLIAVVLLCASCKNAYLPSVESSPWQVIQLPTEETIQDVGFTGDPSHGWLVGSNATLLETNDGGETWQPKPLDLDTRTRLTSVSFSGDEGWIVGMPSILIHSTDGGTSWSTIPLSAKLPGTTKTILALGPNSAEMTTDLGAIYRTEDGGKTWKGLVESAVGVYRNISRSPDGKYVTVSANGNFYSTWEPGDSAWVQHNRNNSKRLQKMGFTTDDRLWLLARGGALQFSNVEVPETPEDWQETQNPEFASSIGFLDLAYRTPEEIWVSGGSGNLIVSFDGGETWQKDRSVENVPSNFYQIDFESPEIGFVIGNGGTLLKYDNSTQSA from the coding sequence ATGCAATCAATTGTGAAAATTCTGCAACGAGTTGTAACATTAATCGCGGTTGTTCTGCTGTGCGCTAGTTGTAAAAATGCTTATTTACCTTCTGTAGAGTCTAGTCCTTGGCAAGTGATTCAGTTACCGACTGAAGAAACGATTCAGGATGTTGGATTTACAGGCGATCCCAGCCATGGGTGGCTAGTCGGCAGTAATGCAACCTTATTAGAAACCAACGATGGTGGGGAAACTTGGCAACCGAAACCTTTAGATCTTGATACGAGGACTCGGTTGACCTCGGTCAGTTTCAGTGGGGATGAAGGATGGATTGTCGGAATGCCTTCCATTCTAATTCATTCGACTGATGGGGGGACTTCTTGGTCTACGATTCCCCTGAGTGCTAAGTTGCCAGGAACCACAAAAACGATTTTGGCTTTAGGGCCAAACTCTGCCGAAATGACCACAGATTTAGGTGCGATTTATCGCACTGAAGATGGGGGGAAAACCTGGAAGGGTTTGGTTGAGTCTGCGGTAGGGGTGTATCGCAATATTTCGCGATCGCCCGATGGAAAGTATGTCACAGTTTCCGCTAATGGCAACTTCTATTCTACCTGGGAACCGGGTGATTCTGCCTGGGTTCAGCATAACCGCAATAACTCCAAACGCTTACAAAAAATGGGCTTCACCACCGACGATAGATTGTGGCTACTGGCTAGGGGAGGTGCTCTCCAGTTTAGTAATGTGGAAGTTCCAGAAACCCCTGAAGATTGGCAAGAAACCCAAAATCCAGAGTTTGCGAGTAGCATTGGCTTCCTGGATTTAGCCTATCGTACTCCAGAAGAAATCTGGGTATCAGGTGGCAGTGGAAACCTGATTGTCAGCTTTGATGGGGGGGAAACTTGGCAAAAAGACCGAAGCGTGGAAAATGTGCCCTCTAACTTCTACCAGATTGATTTTGAATCCCCCGAAATCGGATTTGTGATTGGCAATGGAGGCACACTCTTAAAATATGACAACTCCACGCAATCGGCCTGA
- the cobJ gene encoding precorrin-3B C(17)-methyltransferase, giving the protein MVQSGNFQVGSLVAIATTPRCAYRLFPLTQSLGVELVISPSCAQALSGDSSLVYTVYPGTLSEFLPTLWSKHQGLIFGLALGAVVRLIAPLLNDKTTDPAVVAIDETGNHIISVCGGHRGGADRLTRLVATQLAAVPIVTGACDRLNLPAIDTLGLPFGWQRGSGDWTGVSAAIAKQHSVQVIQDAGSTLWQQHLPHDHPFEFELDSSSAQARVWISATQRQFTAKGTFPKVQWHPRVLWVGIGCERGTDERVISQALEQVLGAAHLAEGAIAGIATLDRKADESGLLALCETKGWPLISYTSQVLQAVSVPNPSALVAETVGTPSVAEAAALTAAGVSQLLVSKQIYRFPDLSGAVTVAIAQSPQEYTARTGQLWLVGMGPGELQQMTPAAQTAVTQADAVLGYGLYLDLIVPLRRPGQIIESFPLTQERQRAERAIKLAQWGLTVAMVSSGDCGIYGMAGLVLEELQNQGWDGKSPGVQVFPGITALQAAAARVGAPLMHDFCAISLSDLLTPWPTIEKRLVAAAQGDFVTAIYNPKSQKRTEGIRRSQEIFLQYRHPQTPVALVRCAYRENEEITLTTLEDFAQLDIDMLTTVLIGNPTTRTQGQWMITPRGYFP; this is encoded by the coding sequence ATGGTTCAATCCGGGAATTTTCAGGTAGGGTCTTTAGTTGCGATCGCCACGACACCCCGCTGTGCCTATCGTCTGTTTCCCCTCACGCAGTCCCTCGGAGTGGAGCTAGTCATTTCCCCCTCTTGCGCTCAAGCCTTATCCGGGGATAGCTCCCTCGTCTATACAGTCTATCCAGGAACGTTATCGGAGTTCTTACCCACCTTGTGGTCGAAGCATCAAGGCTTGATCTTTGGGTTGGCACTTGGTGCAGTGGTGCGCCTCATTGCTCCCCTATTGAACGACAAAACCACCGATCCGGCGGTTGTCGCGATCGATGAAACGGGAAATCATATCATCAGTGTCTGTGGAGGACATCGGGGAGGAGCCGATCGCCTGACGCGGTTAGTCGCAACTCAATTGGCAGCCGTGCCGATCGTTACTGGGGCTTGCGATCGCCTCAACTTACCCGCTATTGATACGTTGGGACTGCCCTTCGGATGGCAACGGGGAAGCGGAGACTGGACAGGAGTCAGTGCGGCGATCGCCAAACAGCATTCCGTACAAGTCATTCAAGATGCTGGCTCAACCCTGTGGCAACAGCATCTTCCCCACGATCATCCCTTTGAATTTGAATTAGATTCTAGCAGCGCCCAAGCACGGGTTTGGATCAGTGCCACCCAACGCCAATTTACCGCCAAGGGCACATTCCCCAAGGTGCAATGGCATCCCAGAGTGCTGTGGGTGGGGATCGGGTGCGAACGGGGAACCGATGAGCGGGTGATTTCCCAAGCGCTGGAGCAGGTTTTAGGGGCTGCACATCTGGCAGAAGGGGCGATCGCCGGTATCGCCACCCTTGACCGCAAAGCCGATGAGTCGGGGTTATTGGCCCTGTGCGAGACCAAGGGCTGGCCCCTGATCTCCTATACATCCCAGGTCTTACAGGCGGTTTCTGTCCCCAATCCCTCGGCGCTGGTTGCCGAAACCGTGGGCACACCCAGCGTCGCAGAAGCGGCAGCCCTAACCGCGGCTGGAGTCTCTCAACTGTTGGTGAGCAAACAAATCTATCGTTTTCCTGACTTATCCGGAGCCGTTACCGTGGCGATCGCCCAATCCCCCCAAGAATACACCGCTAGAACCGGTCAACTCTGGTTGGTCGGGATGGGGCCCGGAGAGCTACAACAGATGACCCCAGCGGCACAAACAGCGGTCACTCAGGCCGATGCAGTGCTGGGCTATGGGTTGTATTTAGACCTGATCGTGCCCCTGCGTCGTCCCGGTCAAATCATTGAGAGTTTTCCCCTCACCCAGGAGCGCCAACGGGCCGAACGGGCTATAAAATTAGCCCAATGGGGGTTAACTGTAGCGATGGTTTCTTCCGGAGATTGTGGCATTTATGGCATGGCTGGATTAGTCTTAGAAGAGTTGCAAAACCAAGGTTGGGATGGTAAGAGTCCCGGTGTACAAGTGTTCCCCGGAATTACTGCCCTACAAGCGGCGGCTGCACGGGTGGGAGCGCCCTTAATGCATGACTTTTGCGCCATTAGTTTAAGCGACTTGTTAACCCCTTGGCCAACGATTGAAAAGCGCCTGGTTGCTGCTGCTCAGGGGGATTTCGTGACTGCGATCTATAACCCAAAATCTCAGAAGCGTACAGAAGGAATTCGGCGATCGCAAGAAATTTTCCTGCAATATCGTCATCCCCAAACCCCCGTCGCCCTGGTGCGCTGTGCTTATCGAGAAAATGAGGAAATTACCCTAACCACCTTAGAAGACTTCGCCCAACTCGATATTGATATGTTAACCACCGTCTTAATTGGTAATCCCACTACCCGAACCCAAGGCCAATGGATGATCACCCCCAGAGGTTATTTTCCCTAG
- a CDS encoding photosystem II reaction center protein J, with protein sequence MSDFRIPLWIVATVAGTGVLVVVGLFFYGAYAGLGSSM encoded by the coding sequence ATGTCAGATTTTAGAATTCCCCTTTGGATTGTCGCAACTGTAGCCGGAACGGGTGTATTAGTTGTGGTTGGCTTATTCTTTTATGGAGCCTATGCTGGTCTTGGGTCTTCTATGTAA